In a single window of the Cryptococcus neoformans var. neoformans JEC21 chromosome 11 sequence genome:
- a CDS encoding tbc1 domain family protein, putative, with translation MTHPIQPPTRPHSANPLTLNPSLSIFPRPSSRPTIPRGAPMSSFGLVTKDAEDWEDAWDSSSDKEDGGEPSGMPMSMPGGGRKSRDDGEGIAASWASTSYTHVTYPNSSPTRPALPQSKTFTEGVAPPAPGTSAINGALRSHGHGHAGGSRLPPGGAWEIVEPEEIIEEEQEPIKTGKEAVRVDVENILRDPLELLHSLSLDSPAISRASSRSSSFPFFASNDPLSSAPASPSYTPTTPTAATNMKSRKDGMNRQRSVRSERRREKFAKVLRGDEGGVDVGELRRLAWSGVPMEVRPIVWQLLLNYLPLPVQPRLTTLNRKRKEYTQLVDQYFGRGLSSLDQQIWHQIEIDVPRTRPGVPLWSCEKTQRSLERILYVWAIRHPASGYVQGINDLVTPFFEVFLSAYIDTDPESFDISHLPESILSAIESDSFWCLTALLNGIQDNYISQQPGIQRLVKRMSELIKRIDTPLATHFEEQGVEFMQFAFRWMNCLLMREISVKCTIRMWDTYLAEGTDAFSQFHLYVCSALLVKYSDRLREMDFQEIIIFLQRLPTQNWGDHDIELLLSEAYVLKTVWQGAENHFKDLPPGGGGFGMLGR, from the exons ATGACCCATCCCATCCAGCCGCCCACACGCCCACATTCCGCCAATCCGCTTACCCTCAATCCCTCCCTGTCGATATTCCCCCGCCCATCCTCGCGTCCAACCATTCCTAGAGGCGCCCCCATGTCTTCATTCGGCCTCGTCACGAAGGACGCAGAGGATTGGGAGGATGCATGGGACAGCAGTTCAGAcaaggaggatggcggAGAGCCAAGTGGTATGCCGATGTCCATGCCCGGGGGCGGCAGGAAGAGTAGAGACGATGGAGAGGGGATAGCAGCCAGCTGGGCATCCACTTCGTACACCCATGTCACATATCCGAATTCATCGCCTACAAGGCCAGCTTTACCACAGTCGAAAACATTTACAGAAGGTGTCGCACCTCCTGCTCCGGGGACGTCAGCCATCAACGGTGCTCTTCGCTCTCATGGTCATGGTCATGCTGGAGGGTCGAGGCTTCCGCCAGGAGGGGCGTGGGAGATTGTCGAGCCGGAGGAAATcatagaagaagagcaggaaCCGATCAAGACAGGCAAAGAAGCGGTCAGAGTCGATGTGGAAAACATTCTTCGTGATCCTCTTGAGTTGTTACATTCCTTATCGCTCGACTCACCTGCCATCTCCCGAGCATCAAGCcgctcatcctctttcccattcttcgCCTCAAACGACCCTTTATCGTCAGCACCAGCTTCCCCATCCTATACACCCACCACTCCCACTGCTGCTACCAATATGAAAAGCCGAAAAGACGGGATGAACAGACAGCGTAGTGTGCGGtcagagagaagaagagaaaagttCGCCAAGGTCTTGAGAGGAGACGAAGGTGGGGTGGATGTGGGTGAATTGAGAAGGTTAGCTTGGAGCGGAGTGCCGATGGAGGTCAGGCCTATTGTTTGGCAACTGCTCCTA AATTACCTACCCTTACCAGTCCAGCCTCGACTGACAACATTGAATCgcaagagaaaagagtATACTCAACTGGTGGATCAGTATTTTGGACGTGggctctcttctcttgACCAACAA ATATGGCATCAAATTGAAATCGACGTCCCAAGGACAAGACCCGGTGTACCATTATGGAGCTGCGAAAAGACTCAGCGAAGCCTCGAGAGAATACTCTATGTCTGGGCTATTAGACATCCTGCATCAGGCTACGTGCAGGGTATAAATGACCTCGTCACCCCGTTTTTTGAAGTCTTTCTCAGCGCATATATCG ATACTGATCCCGAATCATTCGACATCTCTCACCTGCCTGAATCAATCCTCTCCGCTATTGAATCCGACTCTTTCTGGTGCCTTACCGCCCTCCTGAACGGCATCCAGGACAATTACATCTCCCAACAACCTGGTATTCAACGTCTTGTCAAGCGGATGTCTGAATTGATCAAGCGTATTGACACGCCATTGGCAACACATTTCGAGGAACAAGGCGTCGAGTTTATGCAATTTGCGTTCAGATGGATGAATTGCTTGTTGATGAGGGAGATAAGTGTAAAGTGTACGATAAGGATGTGGGATACATATCTG GCTGAAGGTACAGACGCATTTTCTCAATTCCATCTTTACGTCTGTTCAGCCCTTCTCGTGAAATACTCCGATCGCCTTCGTGAGATGGATTTCCAG GAAAtaatcatcttccttcagcGCCTTCCCACTCAAAACTGGGGCGACCACGATATCGAGTTGTTACTCTCAGAGGCATACGTATTGAAGACGGTAT